One window of the Eschrichtius robustus isolate mEscRob2 chromosome 13, mEscRob2.pri, whole genome shotgun sequence genome contains the following:
- the PPP1R1A gene encoding protein phosphatase 1 regulatory subunit 1A isoform X2, whose product MEQDHSPRKIQFTVPLLEPHLDPEAAEQIRRRRPTPATLVLTSDQSSPEVDEDRVPNPHLKKKVTRTTPTMKELQMMVEHHLGQQQQGEEPEGAAESTGTQESCPPGIRDTAAELRLGTSGKAHKPAESIPNTQERGSEKPSTEEPSTRRPPLDSQGASSV is encoded by the exons ATGGAGCAAGACCACAGCCCCCGGAAGATCCAGTTCACCGTCCCGCTGCTAGAGCCGCACCTTGACCCTGAGGCGGCGGAGCAG ATCCGGAGGCGccgccccacccctgccaccctcGTGCTGACCAGTGACCAGTCATCCCCAG agGTGGATGAAGACCGGGTCCCCAACCCGCATCTCAAG AAGAAGGTGACGAGGACCACACCCACAATGAAAG AGCTCCAGATGATGGTTGAACATCACCTGGGGCAACAGCAGCAGGGAGAGGAGCCTGAAGGAGCCGCTGAGAGCACAGGGACACAGGAGTCCTGCCCACCTGGGATCAGAGACACAGCAGCGGAGTTGCGGCTGGGCACCTCTGGGAAAGCACACA AGCCTGCAGAATCCATCCCTAACACTCAGGAGAGGGGCAGTGAGAAACCCAGCACAGAGGAACCCTCAACCCGTAGACCACCATTGGATTCCCAGGGAGCCAGTTCG GTCTGA
- the PPP1R1A gene encoding protein phosphatase 1 regulatory subunit 1A isoform X1, which produces MEQDHSPRKIQFTVPLLEPHLDPEAAEQIRRRRPTPATLVLTSDQSSPEVDEDRVPNPHLKSTLSMSPRQQKKVTRTTPTMKELQMMVEHHLGQQQQGEEPEGAAESTGTQESCPPGIRDTAAELRLGTSGKAHKPAESIPNTQERGSEKPSTEEPSTRRPPLDSQGASSV; this is translated from the exons ATGGAGCAAGACCACAGCCCCCGGAAGATCCAGTTCACCGTCCCGCTGCTAGAGCCGCACCTTGACCCTGAGGCGGCGGAGCAG ATCCGGAGGCGccgccccacccctgccaccctcGTGCTGACCAGTGACCAGTCATCCCCAG agGTGGATGAAGACCGGGTCCCCAACCCGCATCTCAAG TCCACTTTGTCCATGTCTCCACGGCAACAGAAGAAGGTGACGAGGACCACACCCACAATGAAAG AGCTCCAGATGATGGTTGAACATCACCTGGGGCAACAGCAGCAGGGAGAGGAGCCTGAAGGAGCCGCTGAGAGCACAGGGACACAGGAGTCCTGCCCACCTGGGATCAGAGACACAGCAGCGGAGTTGCGGCTGGGCACCTCTGGGAAAGCACACA AGCCTGCAGAATCCATCCCTAACACTCAGGAGAGGGGCAGTGAGAAACCCAGCACAGAGGAACCCTCAACCCGTAGACCACCATTGGATTCCCAGGGAGCCAGTTCG GTCTGA